One region of Thermococcus sp. MAR1 genomic DNA includes:
- a CDS encoding transcriptional regulator, whose product MEALRELSRNHTLGNPVRLGIMLYLLPRGRVLFKELLQVLEVTPGNLDSHLRALEKAGYVEIYKVFADRPRTAVRITEKGAKETGDYLRALKEALSLIPAED is encoded by the coding sequence ATGGAGGCCCTCAGAGAGCTGAGCAGGAACCACACACTCGGGAACCCGGTTAGGTTAGGGATAATGCTATACCTCCTTCCAAGGGGGAGGGTTCTTTTTAAGGAGCTCCTCCAAGTTCTAGAGGTGACCCCCGGAAACCTGGACTCACATCTCAGAGCCCTCGAAAAGGCCGGCTACGTGGAAATTTACAAGGTCTTCGCCGACAGACCGAGAACGGCCGTAAGGATAACGGAGAAGGGGGCGAAAGAAACCGGCGATTATTTGAGGGCGCTGAAGGAAGCGCTATCGCTCATTCCCGCGGAAGACTGA
- a CDS encoding TIGR04140 family protein, with product MRIVETPIPLSELEEIREKSGAEVKLTYLGKIERNGITLNRVLVEGSPEEIERFMEKLRLARAGG from the coding sequence TTGAGGATTGTTGAAACGCCAATTCCCCTCAGCGAGCTCGAGGAAATACGCGAGAAGAGCGGGGCAGAGGTTAAGCTTACCTACCTCGGAAAAATCGAGAGAAACGGCATAACTCTAAACAGGGTTCTGGTAGAGGGTAGTCCTGAGGAAATCGAGCGCTTCATGGAAAAACTTAGACTCGCAAGGGCCGGGGGTTAG
- a CDS encoding MoxR family ATPase, translated as MKIEEVSSKGNAVLEEVKKAIVGKDEVLKLILTTILADGHILLEDLPGLAKTLMAKSFATALGVRFKRVQFTPDLLPSDILGVSVFNQKTLEFEFKRGPIFTNILLADEINRAPPKTQSALLEAMQERQVTVEGSTYELERPFIVIATQNPIEQEGTYPLPEAQLDRFLVRLRVGYPSRGEEIEILRRRMARKKEEVDITPILTPEEVVEMQRAIEDVYVSDAILEYITDVVLATRENKKEIEVGASPRGSLALLKLSRAYAALEGRDYVIPDDVKAVAVPALSHRLILKRELWYTKVSQESIMEKLLERVPVPKFE; from the coding sequence ATGAAAATAGAAGAGGTAAGTTCCAAGGGTAATGCCGTCCTTGAGGAGGTCAAGAAAGCGATAGTCGGAAAGGACGAGGTACTGAAGCTCATACTGACGACGATTCTGGCCGATGGGCACATACTCCTAGAAGACCTGCCCGGTTTAGCAAAGACGCTCATGGCGAAGAGCTTTGCAACTGCCCTGGGGGTCAGGTTCAAGCGCGTCCAGTTCACACCGGACTTACTCCCCAGCGATATCCTGGGCGTCAGCGTTTTCAACCAGAAGACCCTTGAGTTCGAGTTTAAGAGGGGCCCAATCTTCACGAACATACTCCTTGCCGATGAGATAAACCGTGCCCCGCCAAAGACCCAGTCCGCTTTACTTGAGGCCATGCAGGAGAGGCAGGTCACCGTTGAGGGGAGCACATACGAGCTGGAGAGGCCTTTCATAGTCATTGCCACCCAGAACCCGATAGAGCAAGAAGGAACGTATCCGCTCCCGGAGGCCCAGCTGGACAGGTTCCTCGTCAGGCTCCGCGTTGGCTATCCGAGCAGGGGAGAGGAGATAGAGATACTCCGGAGGAGGATGGCCAGGAAGAAGGAGGAGGTCGATATAACGCCAATCCTGACCCCCGAGGAAGTCGTTGAGATGCAGAGGGCGATAGAGGACGTCTACGTCAGCGACGCGATCCTGGAGTACATAACCGATGTAGTCCTCGCGACGAGGGAGAACAAGAAGGAGATAGAGGTCGGAGCCTCACCCAGGGGAAGCCTTGCCCTGCTCAAGCTCTCCAGGGCCTATGCCGCACTTGAGGGCAGGGACTACGTTATCCCCGACGATGTAAAGGCCGTCGCCGTTCCAGCGCTGAGCCACAGGCTCATCCTCAAGAGGGAGCTGTGGTACACGAAGGTCAGCCAGGAGAGCATAATGGAGAAGCTCCTTGAGCGCGTTCCGGTCCCCAAGTTTGAGTGA
- a CDS encoding DUF58 domain-containing protein — protein sequence MLPTEKAEEILIALWLIVMFAFLLLRWEMVYLTLPAIWLLFIAVFFFKPRLNVEIERIIPHNRFLEGTEIEIVLRIKSHERIPTLKITEDIPPGLELVEGQREHVLSLRPGEEREIRYRVRVKRGIHEFNWVRLSYRDPFGFFRVDRKVDVYSEIVGVPIITDVPTPYSTRGTKITVGPLPSPRVGEGVEFHAIRDYQPGDPLKIINWKATARTGRIMANEYESERKVDVVFIVDASYTGTLVFDHLIRATASLMLNALNNGTSFGLLLAEDVPLWIRVDYGKRHFFKCIDFLSTAKPDKNNMIAYQVEHLIKARFPAKAQLLYFSPLLTEESQEALKIMARYGYNVVVISPNPYTAVEPKSREEELAVKLLTLQRRAMLMKMSAYGIIIDWDVRKPLEAAIAEVVGL from the coding sequence ATGCTCCCAACGGAGAAGGCAGAGGAGATTCTCATCGCCCTCTGGCTAATCGTTATGTTCGCCTTCCTCCTCCTGCGCTGGGAGATGGTGTATCTGACGCTCCCGGCAATATGGCTTCTGTTTATAGCCGTGTTCTTCTTCAAGCCGCGCCTCAACGTCGAGATTGAGCGGATAATACCCCACAACCGCTTCCTTGAGGGGACTGAGATCGAGATAGTCCTCAGGATCAAGTCCCATGAGAGAATACCCACCCTGAAGATCACCGAGGACATTCCCCCAGGCTTAGAGCTGGTGGAGGGGCAGAGGGAGCACGTCCTCTCCCTCCGGCCGGGAGAGGAGAGGGAGATAAGGTACAGGGTTCGCGTTAAGCGCGGAATCCACGAGTTCAACTGGGTGAGGCTGAGCTACCGCGATCCCTTCGGCTTCTTCAGGGTTGACAGGAAGGTTGACGTCTACAGCGAGATAGTGGGCGTTCCGATAATTACTGACGTCCCAACGCCCTACTCTACCAGGGGAACCAAGATAACCGTCGGTCCGCTCCCTTCGCCGAGGGTCGGTGAGGGGGTTGAGTTCCACGCGATCAGGGATTACCAGCCGGGAGACCCTCTCAAGATAATCAACTGGAAGGCCACCGCGAGGACGGGCAGGATAATGGCCAACGAGTACGAGAGCGAGAGAAAAGTAGACGTCGTCTTCATCGTCGATGCCTCCTACACCGGCACTCTCGTCTTTGACCATCTGATTAGAGCAACCGCTTCCCTCATGCTCAACGCCCTCAATAACGGGACAAGCTTTGGCCTTCTCCTGGCCGAAGACGTTCCGCTCTGGATCCGCGTTGATTACGGCAAAAGGCACTTCTTCAAGTGCATAGACTTCCTGAGCACGGCAAAGCCCGATAAGAACAACATGATAGCCTACCAGGTCGAGCACCTGATAAAGGCACGCTTCCCGGCTAAAGCCCAGCTGTTATACTTCTCCCCCCTCCTCACAGAGGAGAGCCAGGAGGCGCTTAAAATAATGGCCCGGTACGGCTACAACGTCGTGGTCATAAGCCCGAATCCTTACACCGCCGTCGAGCCGAAGAGTCGCGAGGAGGAGCTGGCGGTGAAGCTACTGACGCTTCAGAGGCGTGCGATGCTCATGAAGATGTCTGCCTACGGCATCATCATCGACTGGGACGTCAGAAAGCCCCTTGAGGCTGCTATTGCGGAGGTGGTTGGGCTGTGA
- a CDS encoding DUF460 domain-containing protein → MRPILILGVDIISENPKRFAVVSWFNGRLERKGEFTLYRLIRFIQSKRPDIIALDSVTELGDDLRKFLRALPSGTKLVQVTGRPGEQRSLQSLAKEHGIRTFDRFDPYEEAKLSALLASKGVGYEVLAFEDEVIIKVTRGRSHGKGGWSQDRYRKRVHNLVRDKVREIEDRLRRADIPFDLETEEKDYGLAKGEFKVYASREELAGLIKPTRGGDVEVRIQPVERAELGFAPLRGEEAVRERRSIIVGIDPGITVGIAAIDLSGNIVALHSERNMPVGEVFRFISNVGHPVIVATDVNPAPGFVEKIARSFKANLFVPRESLRVEEKNELLRNLGISVDDDHQRDALAAAYKAYLRLKPKLEHVEAKLREAGLRGKADEVKALVIQGYNLGEAMQRVTLRERPKEEEAPEEKPGIDVTPYIKRIRELERRIGFLERENAELREIIKEQRKTIGRLERRIADYDEEVRRKVLRERELEAKVKRIEALEKQLREAKAVIERLSRDLVQVKRMNVVEIRGSAVPLKVMNVLSWRELERLEREIGVKRGDVLFVVNPAGAGRAIAEELVEKGIRALITEKPVPEPVAEVLREAHVPFFTSEELDVKRVDEFAVVERETLEKAIDELLARWEEEDKEKEAERLLRLVEEYRIERMKELRRRAEEESKHR, encoded by the coding sequence GTGAGGCCTATTCTAATCCTCGGAGTGGACATAATAAGCGAGAACCCCAAGAGGTTTGCCGTCGTGAGCTGGTTCAACGGCAGGCTTGAGAGAAAGGGTGAGTTCACCCTCTACAGGTTAATCCGCTTCATCCAGTCCAAGAGGCCGGATATAATAGCTCTTGACAGCGTCACTGAGCTCGGCGATGATTTGCGGAAGTTTCTTCGAGCCCTTCCGAGCGGGACGAAGCTCGTCCAGGTGACCGGAAGGCCGGGAGAACAGAGAAGCCTCCAGAGTTTAGCCAAGGAGCACGGGATAAGGACCTTCGATAGGTTCGACCCCTACGAGGAGGCGAAACTTTCAGCCCTTCTCGCGAGCAAGGGTGTTGGCTACGAGGTTTTAGCTTTTGAGGACGAGGTTATAATCAAGGTAACCCGGGGAAGGAGTCACGGCAAGGGCGGCTGGAGCCAGGACCGCTATAGAAAGCGCGTCCACAACCTCGTCCGCGACAAGGTGAGGGAGATAGAGGACAGGCTCAGAAGGGCGGATATACCTTTTGACCTCGAGACAGAGGAAAAGGACTACGGTCTGGCCAAGGGGGAGTTCAAGGTCTACGCATCTAGGGAAGAGCTTGCTGGGCTGATAAAGCCCACCCGCGGCGGGGACGTCGAGGTGAGAATCCAGCCCGTTGAGAGGGCCGAACTCGGCTTTGCCCCGCTCAGGGGCGAGGAGGCGGTACGCGAGAGGAGGAGCATAATCGTCGGCATAGACCCCGGCATAACGGTGGGCATAGCCGCGATAGACCTGAGTGGAAACATAGTGGCCCTCCACAGCGAGAGGAACATGCCGGTCGGCGAGGTCTTTCGGTTCATAAGCAACGTCGGCCATCCAGTCATCGTTGCTACCGATGTGAACCCCGCCCCGGGATTCGTCGAAAAAATAGCCCGCTCCTTCAAGGCCAACCTTTTCGTTCCCAGGGAGAGCCTCCGCGTTGAGGAGAAGAATGAACTTCTCCGGAACCTAGGTATAAGCGTTGACGACGACCATCAGCGCGACGCTTTAGCGGCCGCCTATAAGGCCTACCTCCGACTGAAGCCGAAGCTTGAGCACGTTGAGGCCAAACTCCGCGAGGCAGGTTTGAGGGGAAAGGCCGACGAGGTAAAGGCCCTTGTTATACAGGGCTACAATCTCGGGGAGGCCATGCAGCGGGTTACACTGCGTGAAAGACCCAAGGAAGAAGAAGCGCCGGAGGAAAAGCCGGGCATCGATGTTACCCCGTACATAAAGCGCATCCGCGAGCTTGAACGGAGGATAGGGTTCCTTGAGAGGGAGAACGCCGAGCTGAGGGAGATAATAAAGGAGCAGCGGAAGACTATAGGCAGGCTTGAGAGAAGAATAGCGGACTACGACGAGGAAGTCAGGAGGAAGGTCCTCCGCGAGAGGGAGCTTGAGGCAAAGGTAAAGCGCATAGAGGCCCTTGAGAAGCAGCTCCGCGAAGCAAAGGCCGTGATAGAGAGGCTGAGCAGGGACCTTGTCCAGGTAAAGAGGATGAACGTGGTTGAGATTCGAGGCTCCGCCGTCCCTCTAAAGGTCATGAACGTCCTCAGCTGGCGCGAGCTCGAAAGACTGGAGCGCGAGATAGGTGTAAAGCGGGGCGATGTCCTGTTCGTGGTGAATCCCGCCGGTGCAGGGAGGGCCATAGCGGAGGAGCTGGTGGAGAAGGGGATCCGGGCGCTGATAACGGAGAAACCGGTTCCGGAGCCGGTGGCGGAGGTGCTCCGCGAGGCCCACGTGCCCTTCTTCACCTCGGAGGAGCTTGACGTCAAGCGCGTTGATGAGTTCGCTGTAGTCGAGCGGGAGACCCTCGAAAAGGCCATTGACGAACTGCTCGCCAGATGGGAAGAAGAGGATAAAGAGAAGGAGGCAGAGAGGCTCCTCCGCTTGGTGGAAGAGTACAGAATAGAGCGCATGAAGGAGCTGAGAAGAAGGGCCGAGGAGGAAAGCAAGCATAGGTAG
- a CDS encoding carboxypeptidase M32 produces MESVFQNETVREILTRYRRIWAIGHAQSVLGWDMEVNMPKEGILERSVAQGELSVLSQEFLLKPDFVELVEKAKGLELNEYERGVIRVLDRSIRISRSFPPEFLREMSEVTSQATKAWEEAKKADDYSKFEPWLDRIIDLAKRAADYLGYEDEPYDALLDMFEEGTTTKDVEKMFDRLEKELKPLVEKIMEEGKVPQSHPLEKESYEKERMEKVNRWILEKFGFPLGVRSRLDVSAHPFTTEFGIRDVRITTRYEGYDFRRTILSTVHEFGHALYELQQDERFMFSPIVGGVSLGIHESQSRFWENIIGRSREFAGLIYPVLKENLPFMSGYTPEDVYLYFNMVRPDFIRTEADVVTYNFHILLRFKLERMMLNEGVKAKDLPELWNDEMENLLGIRPKSYVEGILQDIHWAHGTVGYFPTYSIGTLLSAQIYYHMKRDIPNFEEKVAKAEFEPIKAWLREKIHRWGSIYPPKELLKKAIGEELNPDYFIRWVRERYL; encoded by the coding sequence ATGGAAAGCGTTTTCCAGAACGAGACCGTCAGGGAGATACTTACGAGATACCGCCGCATCTGGGCGATAGGCCACGCCCAGAGCGTCCTCGGCTGGGACATGGAGGTCAACATGCCGAAGGAGGGTATCCTTGAGCGCTCCGTTGCCCAGGGCGAGCTCTCCGTCCTCAGCCAGGAGTTCCTCCTCAAGCCGGACTTCGTCGAGCTCGTTGAGAAGGCGAAGGGACTTGAGCTCAACGAGTACGAGCGCGGTGTTATTAGAGTCCTCGACCGCTCGATAAGAATAAGCCGCTCGTTCCCGCCGGAGTTCCTGAGGGAGATGAGCGAGGTGACCAGCCAGGCAACCAAGGCCTGGGAGGAGGCAAAAAAGGCCGATGACTACTCCAAGTTCGAGCCCTGGTTGGACAGGATTATAGACCTTGCGAAGCGCGCCGCAGACTACCTTGGCTACGAAGACGAGCCCTATGACGCTCTCCTCGACATGTTTGAGGAGGGAACAACTACCAAAGACGTCGAGAAGATGTTCGACAGGCTGGAGAAGGAGCTGAAACCGCTCGTTGAGAAGATAATGGAAGAAGGTAAAGTCCCGCAGAGCCACCCGCTTGAGAAGGAGAGCTATGAGAAGGAGCGGATGGAGAAGGTCAACCGCTGGATTCTGGAGAAGTTCGGCTTCCCGCTCGGCGTTCGTTCAAGGCTTGACGTATCCGCCCACCCGTTCACAACGGAGTTCGGGATAAGGGACGTCAGGATAACCACGCGCTACGAGGGCTACGACTTCAGGAGAACGATTTTGAGCACCGTCCATGAGTTCGGGCATGCACTCTACGAGCTCCAGCAGGACGAGAGGTTCATGTTCAGCCCGATAGTTGGTGGTGTCAGCCTTGGAATCCACGAGAGCCAGAGCAGGTTCTGGGAGAACATCATCGGCCGCTCAAGGGAGTTCGCGGGGCTGATTTACCCTGTCCTGAAGGAGAACCTGCCCTTCATGTCTGGTTATACCCCGGAGGACGTCTACCTCTACTTCAACATGGTTCGTCCGGACTTCATAAGAACGGAAGCTGACGTCGTCACCTACAACTTCCACATACTCCTCCGCTTCAAACTCGAGAGAATGATGCTCAACGAGGGCGTTAAGGCAAAAGACCTTCCGGAGCTCTGGAACGACGAGATGGAGAACCTCCTCGGCATAAGACCCAAGAGCTACGTCGAGGGAATCCTTCAGGACATCCACTGGGCCCACGGAACGGTCGGCTACTTCCCGACCTACAGCATCGGAACGCTCCTCTCGGCCCAGATATACTACCATATGAAGAGAGACATCCCGAACTTCGAGGAAAAGGTCGCGAAGGCCGAGTTCGAGCCGATAAAGGCCTGGCTCAGGGAGAAGATACACCGCTGGGGAAGCATCTACCCGCCGAAGGAGCTTCTTAAGAAGGCCATCGGCGAAGAGCTGAACCCGGACTACTTCATAAGGTGGGTGAGGGAGAGGTATCTGTGA
- a CDS encoding type II toxin-antitoxin system VapC family toxin, producing the protein MGAVLDTNVIIEIARGNDEVFEKVTALDNTFYITSISKFEILLGMPKKDELIWLETLIELPFDGKCAEMVSYLHKKLREKGSPMSFRDLFIASIAIVNGLPIITLDSDFEVLKELGFEVYII; encoded by the coding sequence ATGGGGGCAGTCCTTGACACAAACGTGATAATCGAGATCGCTAGGGGCAACGATGAAGTCTTTGAAAAAGTCACTGCCTTGGACAACACCTTCTACATAACCTCGATATCCAAGTTCGAGATTCTCCTCGGGATGCCTAAAAAAGATGAGCTTATATGGCTTGAAACGCTTATCGAGCTCCCCTTTGATGGGAAATGTGCCGAAATGGTCTCGTATCTCCATAAAAAACTGCGGGAAAAGGGAAGCCCCATGTCCTTTAGGGACCTGTTCATAGCCTCAATTGCGATTGTCAATGGCCTGCCGATAATAACCTTGGACAGTGACTTTGAGGTTTTGAAGGAATTGGGCTTTGAAGTCTACATCATTTAG
- a CDS encoding NAD(P)/FAD-dependent oxidoreductase, which yields MRYDVLIIGGGPVGNYLANLLARDFKVAVVERKGSLGGKACTGIIGAENYERLGLPESAVLNKLRGAVFYSRIQSFEIERKSPQAYLVDRKALERWLAERAVGKGVDYYMATTFQGFKNGKAVLQRFGERIEIEADFYIGADGVNSTVAKAIGAQTKGEFLSGYEAEVVGNFNPDFVEVWVNRDINPEFFFWVAPVSERVARVGTFGSLDAFHRFLRIRMLKPTSIVEFKAGSVGFGWRKPWVKDNVALVGDAALQIKPTTAGGIVYGMFCAHALRRALLDGRLRDYEKGCSFVKRQIGFGLRFRKVFKGMGQDDIERVFEVLGSPEAREVIEEQADFDDHVKTAKAILKRPKLLARLIKISPAIVRTLL from the coding sequence ATGAGGTACGACGTTCTTATCATCGGCGGCGGACCGGTTGGCAACTACCTCGCCAACCTGCTCGCGAGGGACTTCAAGGTCGCTGTTGTCGAGAGAAAGGGCTCCTTAGGGGGGAAAGCATGCACTGGCATAATAGGGGCCGAGAACTATGAGAGGCTCGGTCTTCCGGAGAGTGCCGTTTTGAACAAGCTCCGCGGGGCGGTTTTCTACTCGCGAATACAGAGCTTTGAGATAGAGAGAAAATCGCCGCAGGCTTACCTCGTGGACAGAAAGGCTCTTGAGAGGTGGCTGGCAGAGAGGGCCGTGGGGAAGGGCGTGGACTACTACATGGCGACGACCTTTCAGGGATTCAAAAACGGAAAGGCCGTCCTTCAGAGGTTTGGGGAGAGGATTGAGATCGAGGCGGACTTCTACATCGGGGCCGACGGTGTGAACAGCACCGTAGCCAAGGCGATAGGGGCCCAGACAAAAGGTGAATTCCTGAGCGGCTACGAGGCCGAGGTGGTTGGGAATTTCAATCCTGACTTCGTCGAGGTCTGGGTGAACCGGGATATAAACCCGGAGTTCTTCTTCTGGGTGGCACCGGTGAGTGAGAGAGTCGCCAGGGTCGGAACCTTCGGGAGCCTCGATGCTTTTCACAGGTTCTTGAGAATAAGGATGCTGAAGCCAACCTCGATAGTCGAGTTCAAAGCTGGAAGTGTCGGCTTTGGCTGGAGGAAACCCTGGGTTAAAGATAACGTTGCGCTCGTTGGAGATGCGGCGCTGCAGATAAAGCCGACCACCGCTGGAGGAATAGTTTACGGCATGTTCTGCGCCCATGCGCTAAGGAGGGCCCTCCTTGACGGAAGGCTCAGGGACTACGAGAAGGGCTGCTCCTTCGTGAAGAGACAGATAGGCTTCGGTCTAAGGTTCAGAAAAGTCTTCAAGGGCATGGGCCAGGACGACATCGAGAGGGTCTTTGAGGTCCTCGGAAGTCCGGAGGCGAGGGAGGTCATAGAGGAGCAGGCCGACTTCGATGACCACGTGAAGACGGCGAAGGCAATCCTTAAGAGGCCGAAGCTCCTCGCAAGGCTGATAAAGATAAGTCCCGCCATCGTCAGAACCCTCCTGTGA
- the pcp gene encoding pyroglutamyl-peptidase I, which translates to MKVLITGFEPFGGEEINPSWEAVSGLPDEIDGAEIIKRQLPVTFNGVRKILPRLIMEERPDVVILTGQAGGRPNITVERVAINVMDSKMPDNKGFAPEDEPVFEGAPAAYFATLPIKAIVRALREAKIPAGISNTAGTYVCNTAMFTALHTIAVAGMETKAGFIHVPFSHEQALEKPRPSMAVETIGKAFEVAIRTSLRG; encoded by the coding sequence ATGAAGGTTCTCATCACTGGATTTGAGCCCTTCGGCGGCGAGGAGATAAACCCCTCCTGGGAGGCCGTTTCGGGGCTTCCGGATGAGATTGATGGGGCAGAGATAATAAAGCGACAGCTCCCGGTGACCTTCAACGGCGTCAGAAAGATTTTACCGAGGCTCATCATGGAGGAAAGACCGGACGTTGTGATTCTGACTGGACAGGCGGGGGGCAGGCCCAACATAACCGTCGAACGCGTTGCGATAAACGTCATGGACAGCAAGATGCCGGACAACAAGGGGTTTGCCCCGGAAGATGAGCCAGTATTTGAGGGCGCTCCTGCCGCGTACTTTGCAACACTCCCTATAAAGGCCATCGTGAGAGCTTTGAGGGAGGCAAAGATCCCCGCGGGAATCTCCAACACTGCTGGCACCTATGTCTGCAATACCGCAATGTTCACGGCGCTCCACACGATAGCCGTCGCTGGAATGGAAACCAAGGCTGGCTTCATCCACGTCCCCTTCAGCCACGAACAGGCCTTGGAAAAGCCGAGACCCTCTATGGCCGTTGAAACAATAGGGAAGGCCTTTGAGGTCGCCATCAGAACCTCCTTGCGGGGCTGA
- a CDS encoding ASCH domain-containing protein: MATWRMGLQEEYLRAIAEGRKKVEGRLYDEKRQEIKPGDTIIFENKLMCVVKDVRVYSSFREMLEKEGLENVLPGVESIEEGVKVYRRFYSGEKERKYGVAAIEVEPVGWIGEPK, translated from the coding sequence ATGGCAACCTGGCGAATGGGACTTCAGGAGGAGTACCTCAGGGCCATAGCCGAGGGCAGAAAGAAGGTTGAGGGACGCTTATACGACGAAAAGAGGCAGGAAATTAAGCCAGGAGACACGATAATCTTCGAGAACAAGCTGATGTGTGTAGTGAAGGACGTGAGGGTTTACTCCTCCTTCAGGGAGATGCTGGAGAAGGAGGGATTGGAGAACGTTCTTCCAGGCGTAGAGAGCATCGAAGAGGGCGTTAAGGTTTACAGGCGCTTCTATTCGGGGGAGAAGGAGAGGAAATATGGAGTTGCGGCGATAGAAGTTGAACCGGTGGGGTGGATCGGAGAGCCTAAATGA
- a CDS encoding carbohydrate kinase family protein, translating into MKLDLAVLGHVSIDHIRFPGREEIVYPGGAAAAVATSAALAGASVGLITKVGEDFPKEWLEKLASILDIKGVQILPGRTIHIYMIYHEDGSVDAPVDMGVAQKMGETPIPEEYMNARLFHIAPIPPEEQLKALKRLEGKRVSLDFNPTYMKDYEKKTGLMMEIASRVEVLFPNEREALTITKAKTVEEAAKILHGWGAKLVVITRGERGVLVYDGTFREFSALPISPEEIVDPTGAGDAFAGGFLAMYSREKGVEECVKKGLESAREVLKKTGSWSI; encoded by the coding sequence ATGAAGCTTGACCTGGCGGTGCTCGGCCACGTCTCGATAGACCACATACGGTTTCCGGGAAGGGAGGAGATAGTATACCCCGGTGGTGCGGCCGCAGCGGTTGCCACTTCGGCGGCGCTGGCCGGTGCGAGTGTTGGTTTGATAACCAAAGTTGGGGAGGACTTTCCGAAGGAATGGCTCGAAAAGCTCGCCTCAATCCTCGACATCAAGGGCGTTCAAATCCTGCCCGGCAGGACGATTCACATATACATGATTTACCACGAGGACGGAAGCGTTGATGCCCCTGTTGATATGGGAGTCGCTCAGAAAATGGGCGAGACCCCGATTCCTGAGGAGTATATGAACGCGAGGTTGTTCCACATAGCCCCTATTCCACCGGAAGAACAGCTCAAGGCCTTAAAAAGGCTGGAAGGCAAGAGGGTAAGCCTTGATTTCAACCCAACCTACATGAAGGACTACGAGAAGAAAACCGGACTTATGATGGAGATAGCATCGCGGGTGGAGGTCCTCTTTCCAAACGAGAGGGAAGCTTTAACGATAACAAAAGCCAAAACCGTGGAAGAAGCCGCCAAAATACTGCACGGGTGGGGGGCGAAGCTGGTCGTTATAACGCGCGGTGAGAGGGGGGTTCTCGTCTACGATGGAACCTTCAGGGAGTTTTCGGCACTCCCCATAAGCCCCGAGGAAATCGTTGACCCCACCGGGGCTGGAGATGCCTTCGCAGGTGGCTTTCTGGCCATGTACTCTAGGGAAAAAGGAGTTGAGGAGTGCGTTAAAAAAGGACTGGAGAGTGCGAGGGAAGTTCTGAAAAAAACGGGGAGCTGGAGCATCTAA
- a CDS encoding antitoxin VapB family protein gives MVKTITISDDVYNELVRIKGKKSFSELFRELLRERKGNVDALRHLRGILNEEEYRETKRKLKEIEEEFEKWGQSLTQT, from the coding sequence ATGGTCAAGACGATAACCATTTCGGATGATGTTTACAACGAACTCGTCCGGATTAAGGGTAAAAAATCCTTCAGCGAGCTGTTTAGGGAGCTCTTAAGGGAAAGAAAGGGAAACGTCGACGCCCTGCGTCACCTGCGAGGTATATTGAATGAGGAGGAGTACCGGGAAACAAAGAGGAAGCTCAAAGAGATTGAGGAGGAGTTTGAAAAATGGGGGCAGTCCTTGACACAAACGTGA
- a CDS encoding DUF4129 domain-containing protein yields MSTRVKFLALSGLLFSLMTLMINYSATTSSAARGSSAPWTGVLLILLAIVGLFVIIGVLLGWRDPFRRDDGGGFGFLTYIAVVFGGIVGGVVFRMMKKRSQGFPANNTQVNASVNGSLPLQSTTQSPLYYNNTSPIATFRRPLPSQYLLYAILVGAIVVFAYLAVIQYREYLQKKERKEMKLRAELFDKKLDELGLEMFENPREAIVGIYKNAVLWLEYLGIPYQESWTHWEHAEHVRYMHDAFVELTRLFEKAKYAPEKITWDDAKRALRVYREMRRGVNEV; encoded by the coding sequence ATGTCCACCAGGGTAAAATTCTTGGCCCTCTCTGGACTGCTGTTTTCACTGATGACGCTCATGATTAATTACAGCGCAACCACATCGAGCGCAGCCAGGGGAAGTTCCGCACCCTGGACCGGCGTCCTTCTTATCCTTCTCGCGATAGTTGGCCTGTTCGTTATCATCGGCGTTCTTCTGGGGTGGAGGGATCCCTTCAGGCGGGATGACGGCGGCGGCTTTGGTTTCCTGACTTACATTGCCGTTGTGTTCGGTGGCATCGTGGGGGGCGTTGTTTTCCGCATGATGAAAAAGCGCTCCCAGGGTTTTCCAGCCAACAATACTCAGGTGAACGCCTCAGTGAACGGTTCGCTTCCCCTTCAGTCCACCACTCAGTCCCCCCTTTACTACAACAACACCTCGCCGATAGCTACGTTTAGGCGACCCCTGCCGTCCCAGTACCTTCTCTATGCCATCCTTGTGGGTGCAATAGTGGTCTTTGCCTACCTTGCCGTGATTCAGTACCGCGAATACCTGCAGAAAAAGGAGCGTAAGGAGATGAAGCTCCGTGCCGAGCTGTTCGATAAGAAGCTTGATGAGCTCGGACTTGAGATGTTCGAGAACCCCAGGGAGGCCATCGTTGGTATATACAAAAACGCCGTCCTCTGGCTTGAGTACCTCGGAATTCCGTACCAGGAGAGCTGGACACACTGGGAACACGCAGAGCATGTGAGGTACATGCACGATGCCTTCGTCGAGCTGACGCGGCTCTTCGAAAAAGCCAAATACGCTCCCGAGAAAATAACATGGGATGATGCCAAGAGGGCCCTTAGGGTCTATCGGGAGATGAGGAGGGGCGTGAATGAGGTTTAA